One Ardenticatenales bacterium genomic region harbors:
- a CDS encoding HAMP domain-containing protein — translation MSIRLRLTLVYTFILSVIIISFGGAVYIISRETLLAEVDQSLQEIAAAVRDRSQAVTLRDLPIVVLSTDGLDMFQSASYFVTIVDENGRYVDSSTSLRGYNQLLDPSGLHQEPYYSMVMRHNSTLRVLTVPLAVTTPAGADIIGYVQVATLIDDYLLAMQRLRLTLLFTGIAAITLSLFVGVYASHGYLKPLDDIAAVALQITRADDLGRRLPDTGREDEIGHMTMALNMTLDRLEKLFRSQQRFLADVSHELRTPLTALQGNVDLMRRMGEADEESLAAMQEELARMTRLVGDLLFLARADAGGLPIQRQPVDFDTVFLDVYRQAQHLTDSVRIELVEVDQVRLLGDGDRLRQLLLNLVDNAIKYTPAGGKVSLALCKEDGMARVEVTDTGVGIPPEHLPLIFDRFYRVDEARTRIQGGSGLGLSISHWIAQAHGGRITVTSEVGKGTTFVLWLPVLPEARRVMPASTTETGAARRVLAAISSNRHDLP, via the coding sequence TTGTCCATTCGCTTGCGCCTCACCCTCGTCTATACTTTCATCCTCAGCGTCATCATTATCTCCTTTGGCGGCGCTGTCTACATCATTTCCCGCGAGACGCTGTTGGCGGAGGTCGATCAGAGCTTGCAGGAAATAGCCGCGGCGGTGCGCGACCGTAGCCAGGCGGTGACACTGCGTGACCTGCCGATTGTCGTTCTCTCCACCGATGGACTGGATATGTTCCAGTCCGCCTCCTATTTCGTCACGATTGTCGATGAGAATGGACGCTACGTCGACAGTTCGACCAGCCTACGCGGCTACAATCAACTCCTCGATCCTTCCGGTTTGCACCAGGAACCCTATTACAGCATGGTCATGCGCCATAACAGCACGCTGCGCGTCCTTACCGTGCCGCTGGCCGTGACCACCCCCGCGGGAGCCGACATCATCGGCTACGTCCAGGTCGCCACCCTGATCGACGATTACTTGCTGGCGATGCAGCGCCTGCGCCTGACGCTGTTGTTCACGGGAATTGCCGCTATCACCCTTTCGTTGTTTGTAGGCGTCTATGCGTCGCACGGGTATTTGAAGCCGCTGGATGACATTGCGGCTGTTGCGCTGCAAATAACGCGGGCGGACGATCTGGGGCGGCGGCTGCCGGATACGGGGCGGGAAGATGAGATCGGCCACATGACGATGGCCCTGAATATGACGCTGGACCGCCTGGAGAAGTTGTTTCGCTCACAGCAGCGCTTCCTGGCGGATGTGTCGCATGAGTTGCGCACGCCCCTGACGGCGCTGCAAGGGAACGTGGATTTAATGCGCCGCATGGGGGAGGCGGACGAGGAATCGCTGGCAGCCATGCAGGAGGAACTGGCGCGGATGACGCGCCTGGTGGGGGATTTGCTGTTTCTGGCGCGTGCGGACGCCGGCGGCCTGCCGATTCAACGCCAGCCGGTTGATTTTGACACCGTTTTCCTGGATGTGTATCGGCAGGCGCAGCATTTGACGGACAGCGTGCGGATTGAGTTGGTGGAAGTGGATCAGGTGCGCCTGTTGGGGGATGGGGATCGTTTGCGTCAACTCTTGCTCAATCTGGTGGACAATGCGATCAAGTACACGCCCGCGGGGGGCAAAGTGAGTCTGGCGCTGTGCAAGGAAGACGGCATGGCGCGCGTTGAGGTGACGGATACGGGTGTGGGAATTCCGCCAGAACATCTGCCCTTGATTTTTGATCGGTTCTACCGGGTGGATGAGGCGCGCACGCGGATTCAGGGGGGATCAGGATTGGGTTTGTCGATTTCGCATTGGATTGCCCAGGCGCACGGGGGGCGGATTACGGTGACGAGCGAGGTGGGGAAGGGGACGACGTTTGTGTTGTGGCTGCCGGTGCTGCCGGAGGCGCGGCGCGTGATGCCGGCATCTACCACCGAAACGGGCGCGGCGCGGCGGGTATTGGCGGCCATCAGCAGCAACCGCCACGATCTCCCCTGA
- a CDS encoding response regulator transcription factor, giving the protein MDNATAARILVIEDEDRIRQFLQRGLTYEGYRVDAAADGRIGLELARDTPPDLVLLDIMLPGIDGFEVCRRLRAVSKVPILMLTAKESIEDRVTGLDAGADDYLTKPFSFDELLARVRALLRRAQPAKPQVYRFADLELDTGTRQGRRAGKTFDLTAKEYELLELFMRHPRQVLTRDVIFDRVWNYDFGGESNIIEVYVRYLRQKTEQDDLSRLIHTVRGIGYVLREE; this is encoded by the coding sequence ATGGACAATGCAACAGCAGCCCGCATCCTGGTAATTGAAGACGAAGACCGTATCCGCCAGTTTTTGCAACGTGGCTTGACTTATGAAGGGTATCGCGTGGACGCGGCGGCGGATGGGCGCATTGGCTTGGAATTGGCCCGTGATACGCCCCCTGATCTGGTGCTGTTGGACATCATGCTGCCCGGCATTGATGGATTTGAAGTATGCCGACGGCTGCGCGCCGTAAGCAAGGTGCCGATTCTGATGCTCACGGCGAAGGAGTCGATTGAGGATCGGGTGACGGGGCTGGACGCGGGCGCGGATGATTATCTGACAAAGCCGTTTTCGTTTGATGAGTTGCTGGCGCGGGTGCGGGCGCTGTTGCGGCGGGCGCAGCCGGCGAAGCCGCAGGTGTACCGTTTTGCCGACCTGGAATTGGATACGGGGACGCGGCAGGGGCGTCGTGCCGGCAAAACCTTCGACCTCACCGCCAAAGAATACGAACTCCTGGAACTCTTCATGCGTCATCCTCGCCAGGTGCTCACCCGCGACGTCATCTTCGACCGCGTCTGGAACTACGACTTTGGTGGCGAAAGCAACATCATCGAGGTCTACGTCCGCTACCTGCGCCAGAAAACAGAACAAGACGATCTCTCCCGCCTGATACACACCGTCCGTGGCATTGGTTACGTCCTGCGCGAAGAATAA
- a CDS encoding serine hydrolase encodes MNRRSSPGLGQWLTVSLMVVFIIFLFFKLYQYTQFQAFMPAGMTIAGVDVGGLTREQASDLLTERYLRAPVTVYHLDTAIQIDPVDAEFQLDLPTMLSEADFERSQQDFWSGFWGFLWGRPVNVNMVELRATHNRDALRDVVQLIASSLDQPAQPPQPVPTSMSFQYGASGTKTDIETSLPAIENAFYRAVDREATLVVDPIEAQRPDIQLLARLMVNHLQGFNGVASVFIMDLQTGEEISYQPDVAVSGMDMLKLPITLEAYRLLDPPLTLSQTSLISNTLMQPGNTAANQLLTVVAGKNDPFAGADIVTEDLQRLGLVDTFMVAPYDEAPRPTLRTRQTPANQNAEPTANPDPAMQTTAEDMATLLAMLYYCAEGNGGALRAMFAADLTQGKCQAIIDVMTRNRIGSLIEEGVPPDVPVAHRHGWINDTHGDAGIVYSPNGAYVIVVFMYKPDWLEWEISSPLIAELSRATYNYFNFDNPFLGG; translated from the coding sequence ATGAACCGACGTTCATCGCCCGGATTGGGACAGTGGCTGACCGTCTCCTTGATGGTCGTGTTCATCATTTTTCTGTTTTTCAAGTTGTATCAGTACACGCAGTTTCAGGCATTTATGCCGGCAGGAATGACCATTGCCGGCGTAGACGTAGGCGGACTCACGCGCGAACAGGCCAGCGACCTGCTCACCGAACGCTACCTGCGCGCCCCCGTCACTGTTTACCACCTCGATACGGCCATCCAGATCGATCCCGTCGATGCCGAATTCCAGCTTGACCTGCCCACCATGCTCAGCGAAGCGGATTTTGAGCGCAGCCAGCAAGATTTCTGGTCCGGCTTCTGGGGCTTTCTCTGGGGGCGTCCCGTCAATGTGAACATGGTAGAACTGCGTGCCACGCACAACCGCGACGCGCTGCGGGACGTGGTGCAACTGATTGCCAGCTCGCTCGATCAGCCGGCACAGCCGCCGCAGCCCGTGCCCACTTCCATGAGCTTCCAGTATGGCGCGTCGGGTACGAAGACGGACATCGAAACCAGTCTGCCGGCCATTGAAAATGCCTTTTATCGCGCCGTGGACCGTGAGGCGACGTTGGTTGTGGACCCGATTGAGGCGCAGCGCCCGGACATTCAACTGCTCGCTCGCCTCATGGTGAACCATTTGCAAGGTTTCAACGGCGTTGCCAGCGTTTTCATCATGGATTTGCAAACGGGCGAGGAGATTTCCTACCAGCCAGATGTGGCCGTCTCTGGCATGGATATGCTCAAACTGCCCATTACGCTGGAAGCGTATCGCTTGCTGGACCCACCCTTGACGCTATCGCAGACCAGTCTCATTTCCAATACGCTGATGCAGCCGGGCAACACGGCGGCAAACCAATTGTTAACGGTTGTTGCCGGCAAAAACGATCCGTTTGCCGGCGCGGACATCGTCACAGAGGATTTGCAGCGATTGGGGCTGGTGGATACCTTCATGGTCGCGCCCTATGATGAAGCGCCACGCCCCACACTGCGCACGCGCCAGACACCCGCCAACCAAAACGCGGAACCGACCGCGAACCCCGATCCCGCGATGCAAACGACGGCGGAAGATATGGCTACGCTGCTGGCAATGCTCTACTACTGCGCCGAGGGTAATGGTGGGGCGCTACGGGCGATGTTTGCCGCCGATTTGACGCAGGGGAAATGTCAGGCGATTATCGACGTGATGACGCGCAACCGCATCGGTAGTCTGATTGAGGAGGGTGTGCCGCCCGATGTGCCCGTGGCGCACCGGCACGGTTGGATCAATGACACGCATGGAGATGCCGGCATCGTCTACTCCCCCAACGGCGCATACGTCATCGTCGTCTTTATGTACAAACCTGACTGGCTCGAATGGGAAATCAGCTCGCCCCTTATCGCCGAACTCTCCCGCGCCACCTACAATTACTTCAACTTCGACAACCCCTTCCTCGGCGGTTGA
- a CDS encoding NUDIX hydrolase, translating to MPASWKENLATFMQYPPMRFLLPWAVRLLAPRQRVGVALVVRNDAGNVLMLRHVFHPHVPWGLPGGWLKRNEDPVIGALRELREETGLHAVVGPVVHVSYDPKPPHIGLAYLAYANGAEALNAPLRLSGEILEAAWFPPRALPQPLLPFVAAAIAAAVREDVSPA from the coding sequence ATGCCGGCATCCTGGAAAGAAAACCTCGCCACTTTCATGCAATACCCTCCCATGCGCTTCTTGCTGCCCTGGGCCGTGCGTTTGTTGGCCCCGCGACAGCGCGTGGGTGTGGCGTTGGTTGTGCGCAACGATGCCGGCAATGTCCTCATGCTACGACACGTTTTTCACCCCCACGTCCCCTGGGGACTCCCCGGCGGCTGGCTGAAACGGAACGAAGACCCCGTTATCGGCGCGCTGCGCGAACTGCGCGAAGAAACGGGTCTCCACGCCGTGGTTGGCCCCGTGGTCCATGTGAGTTATGATCCCAAACCGCCGCATATTGGCCTTGCCTATCTCGCCTACGCGAATGGCGCAGAGGCCCTCAACGCGCCGTTGCGCCTGAGCGGCGAGATCCTGGAAGCCGCCTGGTTTCCGCCCCGCGCGTTGCCGCAACCGCTGCTCCCGTTTGTGGCCGCCGCCATCGCCGCGGCTGTGCGGGAAGACGTGTCTCCAGCTTAG
- a CDS encoding PspC domain-containing protein, translating to MTENRLVRSETDKIIAGVCGGIAAYMKIDPLLVRIAFLLLIPASGLGPLLYLALTVIMPRETHLDTPPRAYARQNLSTLGQTVSESVERLSQSEGRPLLIGGLLMLLGAFLLLNNFGWFDAGILSALFLVLIGVYILLRR from the coding sequence ATGACCGAAAATCGACTTGTACGCAGTGAAACAGACAAAATCATCGCCGGCGTCTGCGGTGGCATTGCCGCTTACATGAAAATTGACCCGCTGCTGGTGCGTATTGCGTTTTTGCTCCTGATCCCCGCCAGCGGCCTCGGCCCGCTCCTGTACCTGGCGCTGACGGTGATTATGCCGCGCGAGACGCACCTGGACACGCCACCGCGCGCATACGCTCGGCAAAACCTGTCTACATTGGGGCAGACGGTGAGCGAAAGCGTGGAGCGGCTCAGTCAGTCCGAAGGGCGTCCGCTACTGATAGGGGGTCTGCTGATGTTGTTGGGGGCTTTTCTGCTGCTGAACAATTTTGGGTGGTTTGATGCCGGCATTCTCAGCGCCCTATTCCTGGTGCTGATTGGCGTCTACATCTTGCTGCGGCGATAA